The DNA segment GGTAGGCCAGTAAGCGATCGCCATCAGTAGCCACGCCCCCAGTCCTGTGACCGCTAGGGCGTTATTCCCCCACAGCAGTCCTAGCCCCAATCCCACGGGCGGTATCAAGTACACCAAGGCCATACCCAGCAGGGTTCCCACCAACAGCCACGGGGAATAGTTGAGTTGGGTGTAGGCGCTACGGGTCACCATACTCCAAATGCTAGCGAGGTCGGGATAGGGGCGCAGGCTGCGGGTGGTGGTGCTGAGACCCAGCCAAATGGCTCCCTCGGCTTTTACCGCCGCCCCCAACGCGCAGTCATCGATCAACGCCTGCCGAATGGACTGGAGGCCATTGATACGCTGCAACGCACTGAACCGAATCAGGGCACAGCCCCCCGCTGCGGCTGCCGTTTGCTTGCGGGGATCGTTCACCCATCGGAAGGGATACAGCATTTGGAAGAAGAAGATAAAGGCTGGGATTAATAGTTTTTCCCAAAGACTTTGGCAGCGGAGTTGCACCATCAGGGAGACGAGATCCAGGGTTTCAGCCTCGGCCTTGGTGACTAACTGCTGCACGCCCAAGCGGTCATGCTCGATATCAGCATCGGTGAACAGCACATAGTCGGGTGGAGTAGCCTGCGCCGCGAGATACCGAAACCCTTGTTCCATCGCCCACAGTTTGCCCGTCCATCCTGGGGGCAAGGGTTGTCCAGATAGAACGGTAAGGCGATCGCCCAGGACCAGGGAA comes from the Synechococcales cyanobacterium T60_A2020_003 genome and includes:
- a CDS encoding glycosyltransferase; this translates as MVSVILGLTVLSLLIWIGMLVFWGQFWRADQRLDRESAPSLATWPTVAVVIPARNEADLIGTTVRSHLTQTYPGSLFVVLVDDQSTDGTATVARDAAVSLVLGDRLTVLSGQPLPPGWTGKLWAMEQGFRYLAAQATPPDYVLFTDADIEHDRLGVQQLVTKAEAETLDLVSLMVQLRCQSLWEKLLIPAFIFFFQMLYPFRWVNDPRKQTAAAAGGCALIRFSALQRINGLQSIRQALIDDCALGAAVKAEGAIWLGLSTTTRSLRPYPDLASIWSMVTRSAYTQLNYSPWLLVGTLLGMALVYLIPPVGLGLGLLWGNNALAVTGLGAWLLMAIAYWPTVRLYRVAPAIALALPFIALLYTLMTLDSARRHWVGQGGAWKGRVYSHLQE